In Corynebacterium nuruki S6-4, the following proteins share a genomic window:
- a CDS encoding alpha/beta-hydrolase family protein, with product MATPTVPAPTSGPATQQPPRQPRQPAVPGRTPARTRRHRMTALLLLVVTLLAGAPPGTAGPAAAAVWWAVDSGPFARSPRDILTETSPAGAVRVFGDHAGQDAATAARDTVDALEQAGGLDRRILSVDLPTGSGWVDPDEVTALERWAGGDIASVSVRYSAAPSAAVLLLHRDLAVDSARALLHEVVDRVDRRDPARRPAIVVHGESLGALVGTEVLTDPRLDAAVASRLWQGTPGGAHAPAPTGPGARCTVTDLNDDDPVGQLSTRLLAHPVQAATVLADLPGSENRPAGSGHSYRPVLPPAGCVR from the coding sequence ATGGCCACACCGACAGTCCCCGCCCCCACCTCCGGCCCCGCCACGCAGCAGCCGCCACGGCAGCCACGGCAGCCGGCTGTGCCCGGCCGAACGCCCGCCCGCACCCGCCGGCACCGCATGACCGCCCTGCTCCTCCTCGTCGTCACCCTCCTCGCCGGCGCCCCGCCCGGCACCGCCGGCCCGGCCGCAGCCGCCGTCTGGTGGGCCGTCGACTCGGGCCCCTTCGCCCGCTCGCCACGCGACATCCTCACCGAGACCTCCCCGGCCGGCGCCGTCCGCGTCTTCGGCGACCACGCCGGACAGGACGCCGCCACCGCCGCCCGCGACACCGTCGACGCCCTGGAACAGGCCGGCGGCCTCGACCGCCGGATCCTCAGCGTCGACCTGCCCACCGGCTCCGGCTGGGTGGACCCCGACGAGGTCACCGCCCTGGAACGGTGGGCCGGCGGGGACATCGCCTCGGTGTCCGTCCGGTACTCCGCCGCCCCCTCGGCCGCGGTCCTCCTGCTCCACCGGGATCTGGCGGTCGACTCGGCCCGGGCACTGCTCCACGAAGTGGTCGACCGGGTCGACCGGCGGGATCCGGCGCGGCGTCCGGCGATCGTCGTCCACGGCGAAAGCCTCGGCGCCCTCGTCGGCACCGAAGTGCTCACCGACCCGCGGCTGGACGCCGCCGTGGCGTCCCGGCTGTGGCAGGGCACCCCCGGCGGCGCGCACGCCCCGGCGCCCACCGGCCCCGGCGCCCGGTGCACCGTCACCGACCTCAACGACGACGACCCGGTCGGACAACTGTCGACCCGGCTGCTCGCCCACCCGGTGCAGGCCGCCACCGTCCTCGCCGACCTGCCCGGATCGGAGAACCGGCCGGCCGGCTCAGGCCACAGTTACCGTCCCGTGCTCCCGCCGGCCGGCTGTGTCCGGTGA
- a CDS encoding response regulator, which yields MEQSGNITAVVVDDQAMVRQGFAALLGAQPDITVVADAADGAEAVDRVTRLHPDVVFMDVRMPVMDGLEAARRILAAGLDPAPRIIMLTTFDLDDYVFEALRLGCSGFLLKDAPADELARAARLAVSGEALLAPTVTKRLIADAVARHPGPTARRAAGSPASRRLAELTPREREVLEQIATGRSNQEIAETLFISEETVKTHVRRVLQKLQLRDRVQAVVFAYENGVV from the coding sequence ATGGAGCAGTCCGGGAACATCACCGCCGTCGTCGTCGACGACCAGGCCATGGTCCGGCAGGGGTTCGCCGCCCTGCTCGGCGCCCAACCGGACATCACCGTCGTCGCGGACGCCGCCGACGGCGCCGAGGCCGTCGACCGGGTCACCCGGCTGCACCCCGATGTCGTGTTCATGGACGTCCGGATGCCGGTGATGGACGGCCTGGAGGCCGCCCGCCGCATCCTCGCCGCCGGCCTCGACCCGGCACCCCGGATCATCATGCTCACCACCTTCGACCTCGACGACTATGTCTTCGAGGCACTGCGGCTCGGCTGCTCGGGATTCCTGCTCAAGGACGCCCCCGCCGACGAACTCGCCCGCGCCGCCCGCCTCGCGGTCTCCGGGGAGGCGCTGCTCGCCCCCACCGTCACCAAACGGCTCATCGCGGACGCCGTCGCCCGCCATCCCGGCCCCACCGCACGTCGCGCCGCCGGCTCACCGGCCTCCCGTCGGCTGGCGGAACTCACTCCCCGGGAGCGCGAGGTCCTGGAACAGATCGCCACCGGCCGGTCCAACCAGGAGATCGCGGAGACCCTGTTCATCTCGGAGGAGACGGTGAAGACCCACGTCCGCCGGGTCCTGCAGAAGCTGCAGCTGCGCGACCGCGTCCAGGCCGTCGTCTTCGCCTACGAGAACGGCGTGGTGTAA